The Synechococcus sp. RS9909 genomic interval GGCTACCAGGGGCAGGCTCCAGCTGCCCCGGTCGCGGCGTTGATGTTTCGGGGTGACCCGGAAGCCACCCAGGCGACCCCAGAGCTGGCTGATCACCGTGATGGTGAGAGGCACGGTGAGCACCCATCCGGTCAGTTCACTGAGGAAGGCGGCGCGGGAGCCCCGGTTCAGCCAGCCCAGGCTGAGCAGCAGGGTGGCCCACAGCGGTAGCAGCAAGGCCACGGCCGCTTCGGCCGTCAGGCGGATCGGCACCACACCCAGCAGGCCATAGCTGAGCGGCATCAGCAGCAGCACAAGCCGCGGCAGGTTGTTGAACCAGTGCACGACCCCCTCCAGGTAGGCGAGCCGTTGCCCCGCCGACAGCCCCGTGCCCCCGAGCGGCCCCTCTGTCATGCGCAGGCTCTGCAGGGTGCCCGCCGCCCAGCGCTGCCGCTGCCGCACGAAGTCGGCCATGGATTCCGCGGCCAGGCCAGCGCTGAGCTTTTCCTGCAGATAGCGGAGGCGCCACCCCTGGCGACGGAGGGCGATCCCGGTGACGAAATCCTCCGAAATCGCCTGCTCCACGAAGCCACCCACGCTGTTGAGCGCCTCGCGGCGCACCAGAAAGGCTGTGCCGGCGCACACCACCGCCCCCCAGCCGTCGCGAACGGGCTCGATCCAGCGGTAAAAGCTCTCCTCGTCGGAGAGCAGCCAGTGCTCCATGCGCAGATTGCGCATCACCGGATCGGCGTTGATGAAGGTCTGGGGGGTCTGCACCAGCGCCACATCGGGCTCCTGCAGGAAGCCGATGCAGCGCTCCAGGAAATGGCGCTGGGGGATGAAATCGGCATCGAACACGGCCACCAGTTCGCCATGGCCATGGCGCAGACCGTGGTTGAGATTGCCCGCCTTGGCGCCATGGAGCTCCGGGCGGTGCAGATAGCGACAGCCAAGGGAGCTGGCCAGTTGCCGCACCTCCGGCCGGCCGCTGTCATCGAGAACCCAAACAGTGGTGCGGGGGTAGGTCTGGGCGCAGCAGCCCACCAGGCTGCGCTCAAGCACGGCAAGTGGCTCGCCCCGGGTGGGCACCAGGATGTCGACGCTGGGTCGCCAGTTGCTCTGCTGCCATTGCCGCCAGCGCATGTCGGCTTCTTGGCGACGGTCTGGGAAAGGCCGCCAGGCCAGCCAGAGGGGGATCAGGCCCGTGAGCAGCAGCCATCCCTCCGCCAGAAGCAGCACCAGGCTGAGGGCCGTGCTCAGCGTGCTGCTGAGGTTGAGGCTGTCGCTGACGCGCCAGACCAGATAGCGCAGGGTGAGCAGGTTGATCAGCAGGATCAGGCTGCGGCGTGCCCACAGGGGTGACTGTTGCTCAGGGCGTCGCTGCAGCCAGAGCGGCCAGATCAGCACCAGCAGGGGCAGCCAGACGGCTGCACTCATCGATCCGCTCATGGATCGGTGCCATCGAGTGTCTGCCTGGCGGAGTCCAGCAGCTCCAGCGCGGCCGCAGGCGTGGGGGCCCGCATCAGGGCATGGCGCAGCTGGGGAGCGCCGGGGAAGCCGGTGCAGGTCCAGCTCATGTGCTTGCGGGCGATCAGCAGGCCGTGGTCGCCGCGGCTGGCGACGAGGGCCAGCAGCTGATCGCGGGCCAGCTCCAGGCGTTCGGGCCCACCCGGCGTGGCGGGAATGGGCCGTCCGCAGAGGGCGGCATCGATCTGCCCCACCAGCCAGGGGGCGCCCATGCTGCCCCGGCCCACCATCACGCCAGCCGCACCGGTGATGGTCAGGCAGCGCCGCGCATCCTCGGGGCTGTTCACATCACCGTTGGCGATCACAGGAATCGTCAGCGCCTCTTGCACCGCGGCGATCGCCTGCCAGTCGGCCGCGCCCTTGAAGCCCTGGCTGCGGCTGCGTCCATGCAGGGTGAGCAGCTGGGCTCCGGCTCGCTCCAGTTGCCGGCACCAGTGCACAGCGGCGGCGGACCCAGTCTCACGCTCACTCCAGCCCAGGCGGGTTTTCACAGTGACGGGGATCGACACGGCTGCGGCCACCGTCTCGACGATGCTGCAGGCCAGCTCCGGGGTCTGGATCAGGCCGCTGCCGCCTCCCTTGCGAGCGATCTTGCGCACGGGGCAGCCCATGTTGATGTCGATCAGAAAGGCGCCTGCCGCTTCGGCGCGCCGGGCCGCCTCCGCCATCGCCGCTGGGCGGTGATCGAACAGTTGCACCCCGATCGGCCCGGATTCCTCGGCCAGTTCCTCCACCTTGCGGCGTCCATGGCCCAGTTCCAGGCTGGTGGCATTCACCATTTCCGTGAACAGCAGCGCATCGGGCGCCCAGCGCCGCACCAGGGAGCGGAACACTCGGTCGCTCACGCCCGCCAGGGGAGATTGCAACACCCGGCAGCGCAGCTGACGGCAGGTGCCCGAACCCGTTAATCGCAGATCGCCCTGAGGGCGTGAGAGGGCGATGACCACCATCGATGCAGGCCGTCAGCTGATGTTGGACCTCCCTCCATCCTGACCGTCAGGCGACGGACTGTCGGTGGGGCAGGCGGGCTTGCTGCAGGGTCACCTGCTGCTCGATCGCATTGCGCAGCCAGGCGGTGGTCGACCAGTCTTCGGCTTGGGCCAACCGCTCCACCTCCTGGGCGAGATCCACCGGCAACTGCAGCGCGTAGCTCTGGATGCTGTGGGGCGCTGCGGGGCCGCCGGGCAGCGGGGCATCCAGGTGAAGCAGCTGCACTTTGAGCACCTCCAACCGGGTGTTGGCGCGGTGGCCGCCGCGGCGCACCTGGCGCAGGGTGAGTCGCACGGGCTGGCCTGGCCGCACCTGCCGCAGGCTGCGTGCTGGCAGGGGGTGATCGCGACGGTCGCAGAACACAGGACGGCTCCGTTCGGAGCTGGTGGTGTAGGTGAAGGTGACCAGGCCATCGCCGCTCCATGTGGGTGACGGGCCGTCGTGGTCGCTCAGGTGGGTCAGCAATCGGCGGCGATCGTGCCGTGCCCGGCGCAGCACGGGCCGGGGCAAGCGGAAGACGAGTCGCTGGGTGGGGCGATCGGGATCGATCCGGCTGGCCGGTTCGAGGCTGGTGTCGAACACATACATCCCATGAACGTAATGGCCGGATTAAGAACCCGACACTGGCTGTCGTGAAACGATGGCCTTGGTTGCTGCGGATCCGATGTCGGCATCACCCTGGCCACTGAGTGTGGAGCTGCTGGAGTGGATCCTTGAGGATCGCCTCTCCGATCGCTTTGTGGCAGAACGGATCTGGGAGCGGCTGGGGTACCAGCCGGCGGCGGATGGGGGGGAGTGTTGGAGCGCCGGACCGGAGACGCCGGAAGCGTGGCGGCAGGCCTTCCCCCAGGCTCCGGAGGTGATCGCCACGCGGCCCGCGTCCGTGCAGCTCACCCGCTCGATTCCGCCGGAGCACAAGCAACTGCTGAAACAGCAGCTCGGTTTTCAGGGGTACCGCATCGGTGCCCTGTACCCCCGCCGCACCCGGCGCGCCACCGCGGTGAACTGGCTGCTGGCCTGGCTGGCGGAGCGGGGTGAGCCGCTGCCGCCGCAGGGACCCGTGCCGGAGCTGCTGCCGCCCCCCGAAGACCCGGTGCGAGGCCACCCCGGCGACCCACCGGTGGGGTGATCCGTTGGGCTGATCCGATCGCCCCGGTGCTCACACCTGAATGATCACCTTGGTGCCCTTGCGGGTGTTGTCGAAGAGCCAGCGGGCCTGGTGGGTGGGCATGCGCACGCACCCGTTACTGCGAGGAACCCCAAACGCCTCGCCCGCCTCTTCCTGCCAGGGGGCGCCGTGCATGCAGATGAGCTCATTGGCGGTGATGCACATGGCGTAGGGCACGCCAGGGGCAACGTAATTGCGCCCTTGCATGGTGACGGAGCGGTATTTGGTGAGTACGGAGGCGTGACCGGTGGGGGTGGGGGTGGAGGCCTTGCCGGTGCTGACGGGGATCACCCGCACCACCTGCTCATTCCGGTCGTAAACGGTGAGTTGCTGGTCGGAGAGGTCGACCACGAGCGTGGCGATGAGCTCGAGCATGACTGTGACACTGGCGACACTGCACCAGGCCTAGCGGTCTCACGCGCGTCTCATTAGTCTCTTCCCGGAAATTTTCCTATTCGCTGGATGGCAGCTCTGTACTGTCAGGATTGAATGTTGTGCTTCCGTTTTGGCACGTCCCGTCGTCGCGATCATCGGGCGTCCCAATGTCGGCAAGTCGACGCTGGTGAACCGCCTCTGCCGCAGTCGGGAGGCGATCGTGCATGACGAGCCCGGTGTGACCCGCGATCGCACTTACCAGGACGGCTACTGGGGCGATCGGGAGTTCAAGCTCGTTGACACCGGCGGCTTGGTGTTCGACGACGACAGCGAGTTTTTGCCTGAGATCCGCGAACAGGCGTCTCTGGCCATGGCCGAGGCCTCCGTGGCCGTCGTGATCGTGGATGGCCAGCAAGGGGTGACGGCGGCGGATGAATCGATCGCCGAGTGGCTCCGCAGTCAGGCCTGCCCCACGCTGCTGGCCGTCAATAAGTGCGAATCCCCCGAGCAGGGCTTGGCGATGGCGGCCGAGTTCTGGGGGCTCGGCCTGGGCGAGCCCTACCCGATCTCCGCCATTCATGGTGCCGGCACCGGGGAGCTGCTCGACCAGGTGCTCACCTTCCTGCCCCCCAAGGATCAGGAGGGAGACGAGGCGGAACCGATCCAGATGGCGATCATCGGGCGTCCCAATGTGGGCAAATCGAGCCTGTTGAATGCGATCTGCGGTGAGCCGCGCGCCATTGTCAGCCCGATTCGTGGCACCACCCGCGACACGATCGACACCCGGCTCGAGCGCAATGGCCTCAGCTGGCGGCTGGTGGACACCGCCGGGATTCGCCGGCGCCGCAGCGTTCATTACGGCCCGGAGTTTTTCGGCATCAACCGCAGCTTCAAGGCGATCGAGCGCAGCGATGTGTGCGTGTTGGTGATTGATGCGCTCGATGGCGTCACCGAGCAGGATCAGCGCCTCGCCGGTCGGATTGAAGAAGAGGGACGCGCCTGTGTGGTGGTGGTGAACAAATGGGATGCGGTGGAGAAAGACAGCCACACCATGCCGGCGATGGAGAAGGAGCTGCGCGCCAAGCTCTATTTCCTCGACTGGGCGCCGATGCTGTTCACCTCAGCTCTCACCGGTCAGCGGGTGGACAGTATTTTTGCGCTGGCGGCCCTGGCCGTGGAGCAGCACCGCCGCCGGGTCAGCACCTCGGTGGTCAATGAGGTGCTCAAGGAAGCCCTCAGCTGGCGTAGCCCCCCCACCACCCGCGGCGGCCGGCAGGGGCGGGTGTATTACGGCACCCAGGTGGCCGTCCGGCCTCCGAGCTTCACCCTGTTTGTGAATGAGCCCAAGTTGTTCGGCGACACCTACCGGCGCTACGTGGAACGACAGATTCGTGAAGGCTTGGGGTTTGACGGCACGCCTTTGAAACTCTTCTGGCGTGGCAAGCAGCAACGTGATGCAGAGCGCGATCTGGCCCGGCAGCAGCAACGTCAGGGCTGACGTATGGACTGGCTGCGGCAGATTCCGATCGGGCAGTACGTGGACGGCAGCAGCAGCTGGCTGCGGCGGCTTGATCCGCGTCTGAAGCTGGCCTGGGTGCTGCTGTTTCTGCTCACCCCCGTGCTGGCTGGACCGCTCTGGCGCCTGGGCCTGCTGGGCCTGTTGCTGTTGCTCACGCTGGTCAGTCGGCTGCCGCCGCGGCTGTGGTGGCGCTCCCTTTTGCTCCTGAGCCTGCTGGGTGTGGGTGTGGGCCTCCTGGCCGCCCTGCTGCCCACCGGTGATCCAGCCGCGACCCTGCCGTTGCGCTCACCACAGGAACTTCCCGATCTGACGATCCCTCCATCGGGCTGGGAGCTGTTGCGCCTCGGCCCCCTGAAGCTCGGACCCTTCACGCTGGGGCCCTTGGTGGTGGATCGGCGCTCGGCTGAGCTTGGACTCAGCAGCGCCACGCTGATTGTCACGGTGGTGCACAGCGTCAATCTGATGCTGCTCACCACGCCCAGTGAGGAGCTGGTGTGGGCCTTGAGTTGGTTGATGGCACCGCTGGCCGTGCTGGGCCTGCCCGTGGATCGCCTCAGCTTCCAGCTGTTGCTGGCGCTTCGATTTCTGCCGCTGGTGCAGGAGGAGTTGCAGAACCTGTTGCGAGCACTGGCCAGTCGGGCGGTCAATCTGAAGCGCCTCGGATTCAAGGCGTCTTTCGGCCTGGTGCTCGCCGTGGCTGAGCGCCTGCTTGCCAACATCCTGCTGCGCGCCGAGCAGGGCGCGGATGCCCTGCTGGTGCGAGGTGGGCGCTGGTGCCCTGCCGAGGCGTTTCGCCCGGCCGCGGCGGTGGCTTGGCGCGACCATCTGCGCAACGGTGCAGGGGTGGGACTGCTGCTGCTGTTGCTCGGACTGCGCGGGAAGTACGGTGCCCTGTGATCTGCATGACTGTCACCGTGGGTGCCGAGCGCTATCTCAATCACCCCACGTTTGGCATGCTCTATCGCGTGGCGCCGGCGGGCGAAGGCCGTGACATCTACGCCACGCTCTACGCGCAACGGATGTTTTTCCTGGTGACGCTGCAACCGCGGGGCGCTCAATTTGAGGTGATTCCTTACCAGGATGCGCGTCACCATGCTGAGCTCAACCTGGCCCGCAGTCGCCGGGATGCCTCCCCGGACCAGGAGCGCTGGAAGCAGCTGTTCGACCAGACCTTCATTTGAAATCGTGATCAGGTCGGCCTGTTCTCCAGGAACCGGTGCCGACCCAGGAGCCTGCCCATGGACCCACATGAACTTTCCCGGCGCTGGCAGAGCGTGATGGCAGCCCTGCCACCGTCAGCCCGGTTGTTGGCGGTGAGCAAAGGGCATCCAGCGGCGGCGATACGTGACCTTGCTGCCCTCGGTCAGGTGGCCTTCGGGGAGAGTCGTGTGCAGGAGGCGTTGCGGAAACAGGAGGAACTCGCGGATCTGACTCAGCTGCAGTGGCATTTCATCGGGCGCCTGCAGGCCAACAAGGTGCGCCAGGTGCTGCGCGCCTTCGGCACCATCCATTCCCTCGACAGCCTGGCCCTTTGTGAACGGGTCTCGCGCATTGCCGGAGAAGAAGGGTGCCAGCCGCGGGTGATGCTGCAGGTGAAGCTCCGTCCGGACCCGAAGAAGGGAGGCTGGGATCCCGAGGAGCTGCGCCAGGTCTGGCCGGATTTGCAGCGGTTGCCCCATTGCTCCATCGTCGGCCTGATGACCATCGCCCCCCTGGGGCTCGCGCCTGAGGAGCGTCTGGCCCTGTTTCGCGACTGTCGTCAGCTGGCGGATGACCTGGGCCTCAGCGAGTGCTCGATGGGGATGAGCGGCGATTGGGCTGAGGCGGTGAGCGCCGGGGCCACCTGGGTACGACTCGGGTCTGCGCTGTTCGGTGAACGCTCTGTGCAGCAATCGGTGGCTTGACGCTTGCTCTCGTTCCGTCGGAGCGCTATCTAGGGTCAAGGTTTTTCAGACGTCCGGTGTCGCTTATTTCCCGCCTTCGCGCCGTTGTTGCCGGTGATGATTATCTCGATGGCGAGTATGACGATCTCGACTACGACACCGGTGAGGAGCTGGATGCTGATGGCGGCGCCAGCCACGCCTCCGGAGGAGCTCTTGCCCCTCTCGGTTCCGCGAACCCTTTCGCCAGCGATGATGCCTTCACCAGTAGCTCCAATGTGATCGGCATGCCTGGAATCAGCACGGCGGCCACCGAAGTGATGCTGATGGAGCCCCGCAGTTTCGACGAAATGCCGCGGGCGATTCAGGCTCTGCGCGAGCGCAAGACGATCATCCTCAACCTCACGATGATGGAGCCCGATCAGGCGCAGCGGGCCGTTGATTTTGTGGCTGGAGGCACCTTTGCCATTGATGGTCATCAGGAACGCGTGGGTGAAAGCATTTTTCTCTTCGCCCCCAGCTGCGTCACCGTGACTAACGCCCATCAAGACGAAGCTTCCTCACCCACGTTGGTGACCAAAGATGTGGAGCAGGCTTCCGCTGAGGCCAGCGTCGCTCCCGCTCCCGCCTGGGGCGCTGCCTCAGCTCTTTGAGCCTGCAGTCGGCTCCGGTGCCACACACACTTGGGGTGATTGGCCTGGGTCGGATGGCCCAGGCTCTGCTCTGGCCGCTGCTGGATGAAGGTGTCATCGCTGCCAAGGACGTGCTGGCCGTGGTCGGTCACGACGCTTCGGTGCAGCGGTTGCGGGGGAGGTGTCCGGCCGAATTGACCCTCCTGGCTGCGACCGATCCGGCTGCCGCCGCCGTCTGGGCGTCTGCGATTCAGCTGCTGGCAATCAAGCCGCAGCAGCTCGATGCCGTTGCCGCTTCCGTTCCGGCGGTTGCACCAGAGGCCTCGCCCCTGCTGATTTCTGTGCTCGCGGGGGTCAGCCTCGAGCGCCTGCAAAGGGCGTTCCCCGGTCGCCGCTGTGTGCGCGCCGTTCCCAATACCCCCTGTTTGGTGCGCGCTGGCCTCACCGGTCTGGCCTGGGGGCAGGGCGTGACGGTCGCGGATCGCGAGCGGGTCAAGGCGTTCTTCTCGCCGGTGAGCGAAGTGCTGGAGCTGGCAGAGGATCGGTTGGATGCCTTTCTGGCCCTCACCTCATCCGGCCCGGCCTACGTGGCGCTGGTGGTCGAGGCGATGGCGGATGGGGCGGTGGCGGCCGGTCTGCCGAGGGATCTCTCCCATCACCTCGCCCACCGCACCCTGGCGGGAACCGCAGCGCTCCTGCAGGAGCAGGAGCTCCATCCCAGTCAGCTCAAAGACATGGTCGCCTCTCCTGGTGGCACGACGATGGCGGCCCTGCGCCGGCTGGAGCAGGCGGGGGTGCGATCAGCCCTGATCGAGGCGGTGGTGGCGGCCGCTGAACATGGACGGCAATTGCGCTGAAACGGCTCGAGATTTCAGGCCGCCGTGCGGCTGGTGCTGCTCAGCAGGTCGGCATAGAGGGATTCGATCGCATCGATATTGCGGCTCAGCGTGTAGCGCTCCAGCACGCGCTGGCGGGCGCGGCGTCCGAGTTCGGCCGTGAGCACCGGTTGATCGCGCAACACCGGCAGCAGGGTGCGCAGCTGGGTGGTGACCCCCTGGGTGCTGAGCACGATGCCAGCCCCGTCGGCGAGCACCTCACCATCGGCTCCCGCGTCGGTGGCCACACAGGCACAGCCGCTGGCCATCGCTTCCAGCAGGGCCAGCGACAACCCCTCCACCAGGCTGGGCAGCACGAACACCTCGGCGCATTGCATCAGGGCCACGCGGGTGTTCAGGTCGGATTCGTAGCCCCACCAGCTCACGGAGCTGTGGCCATGGGCGTTCTGCAGGGTGGCCCGCAGGGGACCATCCCCCACGATCACCAGCCGGCATCCCTTCGGGCTCACCAGACGCCACGCCTTCAGCAGCGCCTCCACATTCTTCTCGGTGGCGATCCGTCCCATGTAGAGGAAGATCCGCTCGGAGCCGAGGCGATCACGCACCGCCTGCTGCGCCATCGCGTCCAGCGCCTGTCGCGCTGATGATTCCGTCTCGCCGGCTGTGGACGGGGACCAGCACAGCGGATCGACACCATTGGGAATCACCGCCAAGCGGCTGTCACGCACCCCGAGGCGGGCGAGCACCTCCGCCTGGCGCTCTGAAAACACAATCACCCGGTCGTAACGGGCCAGGGCTGGTGCATAGAGCTGATAGGTGAGCTGCTGGGTGCCGGCGGTGAGATTGCGCAGTCCGGCGTCGAAGGGAGGGTGGAAGGTGGCCACCAGGGGCACGCCCAGTTGCTGACAGAGGTCGGGAAGCCGGAAGTCGAGGGGCGAGAGGGTGAGGCTGGCGTGCACCAGATCGGGCTTGAGGCGCTCCAGTGATTCCCTCAGCTCCCTTTGGGCGCCGGGAGAGGGAATCGTGTACACCTGCGACTTCACCAGGTAGGGCAGGCTCACATCCGGATCGTTGGCCAGCAGTGATGTGGTGCCGCTGCCGGGAACGCCGGGATTATCGAAATGAATGAAGCTGGTCTGATGGCCCCGTGCTCTCAGGGCCTCGGTCGTGCTCAGCCCGTAGGTGACGTTGCCGCAGAACGGTGATTTTTTGCCCAGCCAGGCAATATGCGCCACCTGCCGCTTCCCTTCTGCTGAACCAGAAAGTTAGCAGCGTTGCCAGGGGCGCTCGATCAGTGCAGCGATCAGGGCAAGGATCGCCAGCAGCCCCAGCACGGGCGACAGGCCGATGCTG includes:
- a CDS encoding glycosyltransferase, giving the protein MSAAVWLPLLVLIWPLWLQRRPEQQSPLWARRSLILLINLLTLRYLVWRVSDSLNLSSTLSTALSLVLLLAEGWLLLTGLIPLWLAWRPFPDRRQEADMRWRQWQQSNWRPSVDILVPTRGEPLAVLERSLVGCCAQTYPRTTVWVLDDSGRPEVRQLASSLGCRYLHRPELHGAKAGNLNHGLRHGHGELVAVFDADFIPQRHFLERCIGFLQEPDVALVQTPQTFINADPVMRNLRMEHWLLSDEESFYRWIEPVRDGWGAVVCAGTAFLVRREALNSVGGFVEQAISEDFVTGIALRRQGWRLRYLQEKLSAGLAAESMADFVRQRQRWAAGTLQSLRMTEGPLGGTGLSAGQRLAYLEGVVHWFNNLPRLVLLLMPLSYGLLGVVPIRLTAEAAVALLLPLWATLLLSLGWLNRGSRAAFLSELTGWVLTVPLTITVISQLWGRLGGFRVTPKHQRRDRGSWSLPLVAPLLLLILLNGFNLAGLLLPTTTLSGLALQGQPVGLVWALLNLLSLLVALRACWDPAATDPAPWQAIALEARLEDGGGHSHPCRIMAISERGAELTVAEPSPPLVSSTCLRWSPDVPPLSVTLRAQERGRLALDWGELSSHQRRALLRWLFTRPGCWVDRQAQGEWRALLALIARIPPPWRGPTPFGRSLIPQTLKPTGVFGSR
- the dusB gene encoding tRNA dihydrouridine synthase DusB — translated: MVVIALSRPQGDLRLTGSGTCRQLRCRVLQSPLAGVSDRVFRSLVRRWAPDALLFTEMVNATSLELGHGRRKVEELAEESGPIGVQLFDHRPAAMAEAARRAEAAGAFLIDINMGCPVRKIARKGGGSGLIQTPELACSIVETVAAAVSIPVTVKTRLGWSERETGSAAAVHWCRQLERAGAQLLTLHGRSRSQGFKGAADWQAIAAVQEALTIPVIANGDVNSPEDARRCLTITGAAGVMVGRGSMGAPWLVGQIDAALCGRPIPATPGGPERLELARDQLLALVASRGDHGLLIARKHMSWTCTGFPGAPQLRHALMRAPTPAAALELLDSARQTLDGTDP
- a CDS encoding DUF1823 family protein, which translates into the protein MALVAADPMSASPWPLSVELLEWILEDRLSDRFVAERIWERLGYQPAADGGECWSAGPETPEAWRQAFPQAPEVIATRPASVQLTRSIPPEHKQLLKQQLGFQGYRIGALYPRRTRRATAVNWLLAWLAERGEPLPPQGPVPELLPPPEDPVRGHPGDPPVG
- a CDS encoding L,D-transpeptidase is translated as MLELIATLVVDLSDQQLTVYDRNEQVVRVIPVSTGKASTPTPTGHASVLTKYRSVTMQGRNYVAPGVPYAMCITANELICMHGAPWQEEAGEAFGVPRSNGCVRMPTHQARWLFDNTRKGTKVIIQV
- the der gene encoding ribosome biogenesis GTPase Der yields the protein MARPVVAIIGRPNVGKSTLVNRLCRSREAIVHDEPGVTRDRTYQDGYWGDREFKLVDTGGLVFDDDSEFLPEIREQASLAMAEASVAVVIVDGQQGVTAADESIAEWLRSQACPTLLAVNKCESPEQGLAMAAEFWGLGLGEPYPISAIHGAGTGELLDQVLTFLPPKDQEGDEAEPIQMAIIGRPNVGKSSLLNAICGEPRAIVSPIRGTTRDTIDTRLERNGLSWRLVDTAGIRRRRSVHYGPEFFGINRSFKAIERSDVCVLVIDALDGVTEQDQRLAGRIEEEGRACVVVVNKWDAVEKDSHTMPAMEKELRAKLYFLDWAPMLFTSALTGQRVDSIFALAALAVEQHRRRVSTSVVNEVLKEALSWRSPPTTRGGRQGRVYYGTQVAVRPPSFTLFVNEPKLFGDTYRRYVERQIREGLGFDGTPLKLFWRGKQQRDAERDLARQQQRQG
- a CDS encoding CbiQ family ECF transporter T component: MDWLRQIPIGQYVDGSSSWLRRLDPRLKLAWVLLFLLTPVLAGPLWRLGLLGLLLLLTLVSRLPPRLWWRSLLLLSLLGVGVGLLAALLPTGDPAATLPLRSPQELPDLTIPPSGWELLRLGPLKLGPFTLGPLVVDRRSAELGLSSATLIVTVVHSVNLMLLTTPSEELVWALSWLMAPLAVLGLPVDRLSFQLLLALRFLPLVQEELQNLLRALASRAVNLKRLGFKASFGLVLAVAERLLANILLRAEQGADALLVRGGRWCPAEAFRPAAAVAWRDHLRNGAGVGLLLLLLGLRGKYGAL
- a CDS encoding PipX family protein, whose protein sequence is MGAERYLNHPTFGMLYRVAPAGEGRDIYATLYAQRMFFLVTLQPRGAQFEVIPYQDARHHAELNLARSRRDASPDQERWKQLFDQTFI
- a CDS encoding YggS family pyridoxal phosphate-dependent enzyme; the protein is MDPHELSRRWQSVMAALPPSARLLAVSKGHPAAAIRDLAALGQVAFGESRVQEALRKQEELADLTQLQWHFIGRLQANKVRQVLRAFGTIHSLDSLALCERVSRIAGEEGCQPRVMLQVKLRPDPKKGGWDPEELRQVWPDLQRLPHCSIVGLMTIAPLGLAPEERLALFRDCRQLADDLGLSECSMGMSGDWAEAVSAGATWVRLGSALFGERSVQQSVA
- a CDS encoding cell division protein SepF, which produces MSLISRLRAVVAGDDYLDGEYDDLDYDTGEELDADGGASHASGGALAPLGSANPFASDDAFTSSSNVIGMPGISTAATEVMLMEPRSFDEMPRAIQALRERKTIILNLTMMEPDQAQRAVDFVAGGTFAIDGHQERVGESIFLFAPSCVTVTNAHQDEASSPTLVTKDVEQASAEASVAPAPAWGAASAL
- the proC gene encoding pyrroline-5-carboxylate reductase, with the protein product MAQALLWPLLDEGVIAAKDVLAVVGHDASVQRLRGRCPAELTLLAATDPAAAAVWASAIQLLAIKPQQLDAVAASVPAVAPEASPLLISVLAGVSLERLQRAFPGRRCVRAVPNTPCLVRAGLTGLAWGQGVTVADRERVKAFFSPVSEVLELAEDRLDAFLALTSSGPAYVALVVEAMADGAVAAGLPRDLSHHLAHRTLAGTAALLQEQELHPSQLKDMVASPGGTTMAALRRLEQAGVRSALIEAVVAAAEHGRQLR
- a CDS encoding glycosyltransferase family 4 protein; the protein is MAHIAWLGKKSPFCGNVTYGLSTTEALRARGHQTSFIHFDNPGVPGSGTTSLLANDPDVSLPYLVKSQVYTIPSPGAQRELRESLERLKPDLVHASLTLSPLDFRLPDLCQQLGVPLVATFHPPFDAGLRNLTAGTQQLTYQLYAPALARYDRVIVFSERQAEVLARLGVRDSRLAVIPNGVDPLCWSPSTAGETESSARQALDAMAQQAVRDRLGSERIFLYMGRIATEKNVEALLKAWRLVSPKGCRLVIVGDGPLRATLQNAHGHSSVSWWGYESDLNTRVALMQCAEVFVLPSLVEGLSLALLEAMASGCACVATDAGADGEVLADGAGIVLSTQGVTTQLRTLLPVLRDQPVLTAELGRRARQRVLERYTLSRNIDAIESLYADLLSSTSRTAA